A stretch of the Desulforamulus ferrireducens genome encodes the following:
- a CDS encoding basic amino acid ABC transporter substrate-binding protein translates to MFKLILTAAMMLTMVVTAVGCGSSEQSKEPAQGSDKKKLIAAADTTFAPFEFADANGQYVGFDLDLIEAIAEEAGYELEFQSIAFDGLIAALQSGQIDCVASAMTITPERLQAVNFSDPYYKSGLIVAVRADNNEIKGMEDLKGKKIAVQSGTTGAIQAQKISDRVTHFTGADQAFLELKNGAADAVVMDYPVTAYFIQQGNKDVKMVGEIMSAEEYGIAVPKNKQQILDDINAALQRLKENGKYEEIYKKWFGDLPQQ, encoded by the coding sequence ATGTTTAAACTTATTCTGACAGCAGCAATGATGCTGACCATGGTTGTAACGGCCGTGGGTTGTGGCAGCAGTGAGCAAAGTAAAGAGCCTGCCCAAGGCTCTGACAAAAAGAAATTGATTGCCGCCGCTGATACCACCTTTGCTCCCTTTGAATTTGCCGATGCCAATGGCCAGTATGTTGGTTTTGACTTGGATTTGATTGAGGCCATTGCGGAGGAAGCTGGGTATGAATTAGAATTTCAAAGTATCGCCTTTGATGGTCTTATTGCAGCTCTGCAATCCGGGCAGATTGATTGTGTCGCCTCTGCCATGACCATAACTCCGGAGCGTTTGCAAGCCGTTAACTTTAGTGACCCTTATTATAAATCCGGCTTAATTGTGGCGGTGCGGGCTGATAACAACGAAATCAAAGGTATGGAAGATTTAAAGGGTAAAAAGATTGCTGTGCAGAGCGGTACCACCGGTGCTATTCAAGCACAAAAAATAAGTGATAGAGTTACCCACTTCACTGGTGCAGACCAGGCGTTTTTAGAATTAAAGAACGGCGCTGCGGATGCAGTGGTGATGGATTACCCGGTTACCGCCTATTTCATTCAGCAAGGAAATAAAGATGTTAAAATGGTGGGCGAGATTATGTCCGCTGAAGAGTATGGTATTGCTGTACCAAAGAACAAGCAGCAAATTTTAGACGACATTAACGCAGCCCTGCAGCGGCTGAAGGAAAACGGCAAGTATGAAGAAATTTATAAGAAATGGTTTGGCGACCTGCCTCAGCAATAA